A genomic region of Streptomyces sp. R33 contains the following coding sequences:
- a CDS encoding DM13 domain-containing protein, translating to MTSTGTGAGAGAATGSASGTRPRRRRLLAWVLVAAALVLGAGLYWAQPWKLWQNSTVNEALPTASTAPGPSRPGAAPAPGPKIVAQGSLISHEHSTTGTVKLIRLPDGSRTLRLENLDTSSGPDLRVWLTDAPVKEGADGWFVFDDGKYVSLGKLKGNKGDQNYEIPADVNLADYSSVTIWCDRFNVSFGAAALQAA from the coding sequence ATGACGAGTACGGGTACGGGGGCCGGGGCCGGGGCCGCAACAGGGTCGGCGTCGGGGACGCGCCCGCGGCGCCGCCGGCTGCTGGCCTGGGTGCTGGTCGCGGCCGCGCTGGTGCTGGGCGCCGGGCTGTACTGGGCCCAGCCGTGGAAGCTCTGGCAGAACTCCACGGTCAACGAGGCGCTGCCCACCGCCTCCACCGCCCCGGGGCCCTCGCGGCCGGGAGCCGCTCCGGCGCCGGGGCCGAAGATCGTCGCCCAGGGCTCCCTGATCAGCCACGAGCACAGCACCACCGGCACGGTGAAGCTCATCAGGCTGCCCGACGGCTCGCGCACGCTCCGGCTCGAGAACCTCGACACCAGCAGTGGCCCCGACCTGCGCGTGTGGCTGACCGACGCGCCGGTGAAGGAGGGCGCGGACGGCTGGTTCGTCTTCGACGACGGCAAGTACGTGAGCCTGGGCAAGCTCAAGGGCAACAAGGGCGACCAGAACTACGAGATCCCGGCCGACGTGAACCTCGCCGACTACTCGAGCGTCACCATCTGGTGCGACCGCTTCAACGTGTCCTTCGGCGCCGCGGCTCTCCAGGCCGCCTGA